The sequence GTAATACTGGCACAGAGAAAGTGAAACAAAGTTTGTTTGGATCCTCTACAACAGTTTGATCTTGTTTCTTGTCACCATGAAGAAACtagacatttatttacactcataaaacaaactttaaaatgtttttaaagcagctaaataaaagacccccccccccccctcccaaaaaagaaaatgattggAGATgttgctgtgatgcgttcagaCAGGTCACTTTCTCCTTGTGTGAtcacatgacaacaacaacGGCCGTTAAACGTGTCGGCGTGACacgtctcctccacctccagaaGTCATGTGACCCCCTCCTCTTTTCGGTTTTTTCTGTGCgtcctccgtccgtccgtccctcaGGTGCGTCTCCTTTTGGCCCCTCCTGGACTCGCGGGGTTGGAAGACGATATCAGTTTGTCGGCCATtcgactcctcttcctcttctctgcctccttcgcgcctcctcctgctgccacccctccctcaccgcctcctcctcctcccttctccttgTCTCGCTCCCTCTCCTTGTCCCGGCTGCTGCTCGTTCGCTCCGACGTCTTCACAGACGAGTTACTGCCTGAGGGGAGACATTACATGTTAAACAGATGAAGTTTGGTCCAAACCGGGCGACTCGTTCAAGCAGGGGTTTAACCCTTAAGCTACCAAGACACCACCACTGCACCGtgggacggatggatggacagaaggACGGACGGACGACGGGACGGACAGAGAAGAGTACCTTCTTCATGTGTCGCCGGAGGTTCTCTCTCCACCCTGAACTCCTCTTtggtctcctcctctgggcCCAGCTTCCCTGTAGACATGACGTTTAAAGTATGATTTCATGTATTCAGAAAATTGTTTATTCAAACTTATTAAAACGAACAATAAATCTACGGATAAATGATTCCAGCGGCGTCGAGACGAGCTTGAAATGAAATAAGTGTGTCAGAAACGCTTGGTCGTAGTGATGACCTCACCGTCTTTAACAtcctggatgatgtcatc is a genomic window of Brachionichthys hirsutus isolate HB-005 chromosome 2, CSIRO-AGI_Bhir_v1, whole genome shotgun sequence containing:
- the mrgbp gene encoding MRG/MORF4L-binding protein is translated as MGEADVTLNQTDEKPPDSALVPGEDSVVWSHEVEVCLFHAMIGHKPVGVNRHFHMICIRDKFSQNIGRQVSSSVIWDHLGTMYDMQALHESEILPFPNTEKSFFLPDDIIQDVKDGKLGPEEETKEEFRVEREPPATHEEGSNSSVKTSERTSSSRDKERERDKEKGGGGGGEGGVAAGGGAKEAEKRKRSRMADKLISSSNPASPGGAKRRRT